The Oryza brachyantha chromosome 6, ObraRS2, whole genome shotgun sequence region GTTCCTGTCAAGTAGTATGTTTGCAGGCTTCAGATCCCGGTGTATGATAGGCTCTGGTTTGGAACTGTGAAGGAACATAAGAGCAGTGGCAACCTCCCAAGCAATTCTTAAACGGTCGAACCAGGTCAAGGACGGCGTATTATTTCTCCGTTGTAGCATGTCATCCAAACTACCATTTTCCATGTATTCATAGACCAAGCAACCATGTTCAGGGCATGCACCTAGCATCAGGAGCAAGTGAGGGTGCCGGATTTTACCTAGGACctcaagctgaaaaaaaaaagatgagttgCACCATTTAGATTGAAAATGTTATGATAAGTTGAATAAGGATGATCAGAAACAGTGTACTGAACAGCTAAGAACATGAGTGTTGGGGAGAAAGTGGTAGTACCTCCTGTTGTAATTGCTGAGTTCCACAGCCTTCCGGGGAGTTCAAAACTTTTACTGCTGCAACTGTATGATGAAACTTAGCCTTGTAGACTGTGCCATATGATCCCTTGCCAATCATAAGATCAACAGAGAATGATGAAGTCGATGCTTGTATCTCCTCCCAGGTATACCTATTATACTCATCAAAACACCGCCCAAAAATCCTCTCTTCTGTCTTATTCTCATCACCTTCCTGAATATCATTATTCTGTTTTGCTTCCCTTTCAGCACTATCACTTTTGAATTGATCCTCTCTTCTGGCAACTTCCTGttgttctctctcttttttccttaTCAATCTCCTTACCTTTTCTTCTGTCAGTTCACTCTCTTTAAGCTTAATTTCATCCTCAATGTCCTGGATGCCCAACTTATGTAACTAATAGCAAAGATTCAACAGGAAACAGTTATAACTTGTAGGCTATGCCCAAATTTATTCTACTTTGGATAGCTCCTACTCCtaacattaaaaattaaaacttacTTTCTGACTGGCATCAAATGATTCATTCTGAGCTATCTCATTAAGCTTCTGAAGATGCCGTAGTTTAACCCTCAGCCTGTCAATCTCAAGCTTTAGATACTCCTGCTTAACAGAAGAAGACACATCTGGGTATGAGAAACATGTTGGAAATTtgattcatgtatattttcttGAATGGATTCGATACCTGGTCATGAGAATGTTTCAGATTTGTTGCGATGTCCGAAACAGATGCCTGGTCAGAGTTATCAAATGAATGATCTCTATTGAAGCTCTTATAGATAGACTTCCCACTGCTGCTACTACTGAACTGTGCTTCTGAATTCACCGAGTGCGAACTTGTCAGGACTGTATCATCATGGTAGGAGATTTCAGTCCTACCACTGCCTGAAGGGCTACCTGTCCTGTTATATAATTTGTTCATGTTTGCCAGTGCTTGGTCACGCTGAGATGACAGAGATGACTGGTGGAATGTCACATTTGCTGACCCATACGTGTCTCCCCATTCTGCAGAATACAGCATATTcaatatagagaaaaaaaacacaagatgATCAAATACACAAATATTACGGCATCTAATTAAATTCATTAAATAGTCTAGGGTGCTAATTATGCTATAAATCGGATATTAATTTCCGTGTTACACCAATATTCTTccattgaattttaaaagtgcAAATATCAAGTACGTGAACTGATGAATCTCAAAACATGCAAACGAACTCTTCATTGACATCGTTCAATTAAAAGTTGTAGCAACAAACACACATGACAAAACATGCAGATTTTCTGTTACCTGAGGGTACACTGGATGCAAGGCTTCTAGAGCTAGGGGATGAAACAGTTGAAGAAGATATGGATTCAGGTGCTTCAACATTATCAGATGTAGCTGAGTGAACAGATGATAGTTTTCCTTTTGAGACAACGTATGCTGTGCAGAAGCTTGGAATGCACTCACAGATTCTCGATGCAGTCTTACTTCCTTTGTGTTTCCtgaaagaataataaaaagtgTTAGCAATGTGCCCAACATTGTAGGTATATATAAAGCACATGTTCTAAATCTATATTGTACATGCTGCGAATTCTCAAAATCATAAGAGTTAAAAGGTTTAGCCATTTAGGACATACATAATGATGACCATTTTAAGATTGTCATCAAAATGTTCTGGATGTACTATTGCCTTGAACAAAAAGTTTATGTGAAAAAACTGAACTTTTATTACTAGTGGCTACAATATGTAAGGACTCAGTACTAACAGAAACTTTTATTGCAGTACTCTTTTTGGTAGATagttaaatgataattacaaaCATTGTTAAAGGTAGAAATTAGAATCAAAACATATCAGCCCCTGCAGTAACCAATGCCTTTTTTTTGCAGTCGAATTCTTCAGTTTGGGTTGTTTGTCCAATTTCATTATTGACAAATCATGCAATCAAGTAGTTGCATTGCACACCTCAATGGTAGGCCGTTAGCTGGGGTATTAAATGAGAAAGCATGGCCATTGTACCAAAACTTAACTTAGTTTATGATTTCTTATGATAGACAAGCTATCAACCTAAAAGTTAATCACATTTGCATATGTTAGGGTCTTTTCAGAAAGTAATAAGTAAGAATTAGGAAGGTTCCTGATGGATTAATAAATGTAAATAGATATATCGTTGTtgattctgatttttttaatcagaaGACAATTTTTTAGCACCTGGCCTACAATTTGCAGTTAAAAATGTTTTGCAAGCATTTTCAGTGGTCATAGGTTGGCACTATATTTGGTAATATAATAAATGTTCAGATGGATTATGAAATATCAGGGACTAGGATTTACCTTCGGAATATGCTGCTAGAAGAACCTAAAACTAACTTAGAGACGttgaatttgttgatttctTCGCTTAAAGCTGTAGGAACATCATCAGATTCGAGTAGAACAGCTTCAGCCTCTACCTGTACATCAGATAGAGTAAAGATGCTATTTTAGTCACCGGTTCCACAAACTGCAAGTAGCACACTTAGAGGATTATGTAGGGCACCTTTCTCTGAGCACACATCTTCTTGTAAGGAAGTAGCATATTGTTCGCTTGCCATTCCACATCTTTCCTGTATGCAGTTGCTACGTCTTCTCGCACTTGTGTGATTGGAATGAAATTTCCCACTTACAAAGGAGacgggagaaaaaaataataggtcagtattaaaattttcaaatagtaataacaagaaaaaaatacaccccCTAAATACAAATTATCCTCAACTGGTACACATAAGTTATGGAATTCGTACTCAGACACCTATTATTGCAGCACACTAAACCCTATAGTTGGTAGTCGGTAGTTGTGACATTACAATCACAACTTTGTTCATAGATGATTGGATGGTACTATTGGGCAGATCTAGATCCATTATTGAAAGTCTGAAACTGATAAAAATCACTTCAATTTCCTGCCTCCCTGTTCTATTGAAGCTAGGAGTATATCCTCAATGGCATGAAAGGATACCACATAGATACCTTGGGTACagagcgtcaaacatttatctTTACACTAGTTGCACAAGAATGAAATATTTCTTTATCATCCATTAGTCCCTTCTTGCAAATCAGAAGtttctttcttaaaaaaaatcaagagctCAAGTTTTACACTCATCAACCGGGTTGGTAGGCAGGCAACAATGACAATGTGCATTGTATTTGGCCAGTCTCTGCAGCTTTTCGAAACAAATTCCACATTTGGTGCAATGACCAAGTAAAACCTCTAATTATAATTCACCTCTCTAATCTATCAAATGACACCTCCTCCAATTGAAACTTCCTAAACAACAATATATTTCCCCTCTTtgataaaacagaaaaaactcATCACAGAGACTAGTATTctccatttctttttatctctgAAGACTGCAAGAACTGAAGCTTGTTCAGACAATCAATCAAGAGAGGTAGTatggagggaaaaaaaattctcactTGGAGTGGGCACCATCTTGATGATCGGGCGGACATGCAAGATCCGGAAGAGGACCCTCCCCTCGGGCACGAACTTGTCGAGCGCCCACTTGAGGGCGTGCCTGCTGCTCTTGCTCCCGTTCACCGCAATCGCCACTGTGCTCACGCTCGGAGCCTCCATTTCCAACCCATCCTCCCCGGCGCCCGCGGCCTCCTGGATCTCCATCCCCCCCTACGGCCGTCGATTCTTGTTTCCTCCTCCTGACTAATCACTGTTCCAAGAAAACAACCACAGGATTAGAAACAAAAGCAAATCAGCTCCTAGTTTTTCCCCCCTCCTTGCCCCCGTCCAAGATTCTTCCCCCAATCTCTCGCAACACAATGCACAAACAGTCCCGAGAAATATTAGAAACGCAAATGATATCcccgttaaaaaaaaataagccaTGATCCATTTGGCAAGGCAAAGAGAACGAACCCAAAAAAACACACCACGACAAGAACAGTTCAGAAACCACAGAGGCGCCAAGAAAACCCCCCCAAAGGCGACAACTTTGAGCCAAGATTGACGTTTCTGACGAAGCAAGAACTCGCTGGGCCAGAAAGATTCAGTTGCCCATACGTACGCACCTTGGAGCCATTGCcatggaggagaggagaggagaatgACGACGAGAGGGGAGAAGACTGGAGCCCAAGGCGGCGGGTAGAGAGGAGTCAAGCTGCAGATGCCGACATGGACGGGGCGCCTCCAGTTAAATCAGTTGGAAGGTAGTAGCAGTAATAATTGCAAGAGAAAGAAATTGTGTGTACAAGATTAAAAATACACGTTACATTAGTTCTTTCTTGGATAGTGACACACTACATTAGTGCTATGCACACAGACAAATCTACCAGTAGACAGTTGAGTTATCAAATGGgttgtttcatgtaaaaaagttTGAGGGTGGGTTTTGGGTTTTCATTTGCATGCTTCtcaaacaactaaaaatgtgtttttggtaaaaaaaatattctgtgTAAAACTTTCTGAAATACTTTTACAGAATAAATTTCTCAACTTTGTAGGAGTCAATGGACTTGTTTACATCCAGAAATATCTATCATGAAAATTAGACAATCCATTAATTCATTATGTTTTCAGTGTGGCTAAGTGTGACAAGTAAAAATAGAGTGTAGAACTATTTTCCACAACAGCAATtgtgcacatgaaaaaaaacatggttttTCAACATATGttggtttaaaaaattgttgttATGCATCAAAATGTCGTGAAAAGTCAGCaggtattatttatattttcatttcagAAGTGAAATAGATTACTAAGCTTCATTTCCATATCTATTAAGAAAATGTCGTACTTAAAGAACACATAGCATTCTTTTGCACTGTTACAGTGCATACTAGTACTCGACTTTTACGTGCATGCTTTTTAAACAGTTAAATTGTGTGTTtgcgaaaaaaattatatataatttcatcaTTCGCCAATTTAGAGTgatcttttttactttgtgctaattaattttatcatttataccataAAATAACTATCAAACAACTagattatcttttatcttttatcataaCAAAACACAACATATAATATAGCTGTACAACAACAGTAATCGCTATCTCCATATATTATTGTTGACACAGTGATATgataatataaacaataagTACAATACCACTTGACAACTCATATTTGAGTCGATCACCTAATATGGTTCAAACCAGTTTTAGGTGTTTAATGTCATCAAACGAATCAAAATGTGAGTTCACAAAGAGAAATAGACAACCAACCGTTGTACACTGTAGGGATTAGGGACacaattttttcaaacaaaaaacttgttttttttaagctaGAGGACTGTCAATAGATGATTCCATTTGCATGGAACATGAAGTGACTGGTCACTGATGCAGGGTTGGTGAATAATGCATGTGGTTAGAAAGGTTTTTTTAGGTGTCATTGGGATGCTGGGGTTTCAGGAGTTCTTGACCTTGGCTCCACAAGGGAGCAAGTCAATAGTGTTAGGTGGCAAATCATGACGAATCTAGGGTATTTTGTTATGGTTAGGCTACCTTAACGACCTTCAGCGAAACACatgattaaattttttgggtaataaaataacactaaaaataagaaagattAGTGTATCTCAACACTAATGACACCGGTGAGCCAATTTTATAGCTTTGTCCCTTAGTAAATAAAGTATGAATCTTGTTGCTTGCAAAAGCTTGTTTTGATACACAAGGTAATTTGGTAATTTGTTGTgaaataatttactatttttctaCGTGCAAACTATATAACTAAACATAAAACATACAATTTCTTCGTGTCAAACaaattccccccccccccacacccACACCCACAATAGACTATAATTTTGGATTGTGCTCTATATATACAACACGAAAACACTAGTTGTTCTCGCTACAACATGAGTTTTTAGTATTGTCAGACTTCCTGAATTGACTCATAAGTCTTATTTTGCTCGGGGAATTCCCGTGTGACCATAGCATTGCTCAACATGAGCACGAGATGATATGATTAGCAAGTTGGGTTTATTCAAGCAACTGCTTTGACCAGGATGGCATCTCTATCACTTCCAAGAGAACACCAATCAATCAATTTATAAATTCATGGTCCAAGCTGGATGTGAACACGAGCGAGATTGCAGAAATTTCTTCACATGGGAACAGACAGAAACAGGATCGGCAGAAATACCTTGCTCGATGCAATTGCTTCGAAAAAACACCTGTGATTCTGAATGTGGCAAGAGACATTTTGACCTGATTGCGATCGATCTGAAGGTCGCTGCCATGGCCAGTTCATCGCTTCAGCTTACATTCTCTTCTGGTCCTATTTACTGGATCATACTCCTGGGAGTAGACGAGTAGTCTTACGTGAATTGTCTCATCTTTGTAAGCTTAATTAGGTTGAACCTGTGAGGTTGTGACGTATAACCGAGTAACCGATGGACTTTGAATCACATAATATACTATTATGTTGAATATCATCACGACCACTGATACATGGTCTTATATATTCTCCTACGGACCTATATATCAGCGACTATAATATCATTGTCATAATGATAGAGAAAAATAGATAACGGATAACACATAAAACGctacgattaatatttatgtacgcaactaaaataattttgtacaGATGTCTATGATTAAATGCTACGAAAATGTTACATTTCCCCAAACGAGTAACCAGCCATCACtagagataaaattttaaagtcgattgattttaacatatatcctcatctttttgcttttgcttttgcttataagacaaaatttaaaattttaatattaaatttagagttgattttgcgGTTTTTTCTCACCGAGTGATTGCCTCTAAATACGAGGCTATTAACTTTTCTAGAGGTTGTCCATAACAATATATCTCTATAGTATGAAAATGGATTTCCAAACtgtctttttaattttttaacataaaactAGATCGAactccatgattttttttctcgaggCACACCTCACAAATAAAAGAGGACGGTCCCTTTATTCTGTATGTTATGTTGATACTCCGTACATAAACATCTCTTATAACATTTAATTTGGACACACATAAATTTCATTAGCACTAATCCATTCTCCTTAATTGAGATGATCTTCTGGCTCATTAAATTTTCATGTTGCATCTTGGTGccttgcatgcatggctgcatGCCTGAAACGGTCAGGGCAGTTGCAGTTGCAACTGTCAAGTGAAtggacgggcggcggcgtaaCCGTAGCCGGACATATGGCATGCGGACAAGGGGTTGGTCTCGCGCCAACCCACcagtaatttttattattcttttaattttttcaattttaaactaaacttcttcaaaatttatttacataaatCTCTGTGACATGTCATTCTATCTCACATGGTCagataatattattatacCATGAGCAGTTgacatataagtatttttatatatgaccaAATAACGCTATCACGGAAGAAGAACATCATCCAAACGAGGGGTGACAGACGTAACGAAAAGATTCAGATCTAGAAATTTGTtctatagttttaaaattaacaaataaaaaggtataaaaaattatgtaaaaagTTCCCCGCTGGTGGATCCGAGCAAATGGCGCTGTATGGGCCAGATTTTTGTTGGGCCGTACGCGGGTGGGTGAGTAGTTGAAGAACGTGGGCCAGATTAAACTCGTTTCACTGCCTTATGGGGCCCACCCAACCACATCGcacaaaaaagttttttttttccaaaacatcTTAAAACACTATGCACGCCCACCCTCGTAAATATATACACGCATATCTTACTTCTACTTAGACTgcgtttagttgccaaaaatttttagaagataAGCCATATCAATACGTACagttacatatttgaagtattaaacataatctaattataaaataaatttcagattctgtctggaaaccacgatgcgaatcttttgagtctaattaatctgtcattagcacatgttggttactgtagcacttatggctaatcatgtactaattagtttaaaaga contains the following coding sequences:
- the LOC102722964 gene encoding U-box domain-containing protein 35, with the translated sequence MEIQEAAGAGEDGLEMEAPSVSTVAIAVNGSKSSRHALKWALDKFVPEGRVLFRILHVRPIIKMVPTPMGNFIPITQVREDVATAYRKDVEWQANNMLLPYKKMCAQRKVEAEAVLLESDDVPTALSEEINKFNVSKLVLGSSSSIFRRKHKGSKTASRICECIPSFCTAYVVSKGKLSSVHSATSDNVEAPESISSSTVSSPSSRSLASSVPSEWGDTYGSANVTFHQSSLSSQRDQALANMNKLYNRTGSPSGSGRTEISYHDDTVLTSSHSVNSEAQFSSSSSGKSIYKSFNRDHSFDNSDQASVSDIATNLKHSHDQEYLKLEIDRLRVKLRHLQKLNEIAQNESFDASQKLHKLGIQDIEDEIKLKESELTEEKVRRLIRKKEREQQEVARREDQFKSDSAEREAKQNNDIQEGDENKTEERIFGRCFDEYNRYTWEEIQASTSSFSVDLMIGKGSYGTVYKAKFHHTVAAVKVLNSPEGCGTQQLQQELEVLGKIRHPHLLLMLGACPEHGCLVYEYMENGSLDDMLQRRNNTPSLTWFDRLRIAWEVATALMFLHSSKPEPIIHRDLKPANILLDRNLVSKIGDVGLSTLLPSMDQYLSTMIKNTAPVGTFCYIDPEYQRTGVVSMKSDVYALGIVILQLLTAKSPMGIAHVVETALEEGHFLDILDASAGQWPQKEAQELAVLALKCAEMRRRDRPDLSDHVLPALERLKDVAAKAREMALHGQTPPPSHFICPILQEVMVDPYVASDGYTYDRKAIELWLSMNDKSPMTNLRLPHKNLIPNHSLRSAIMDWRSKG